The Ruania alba genome has a window encoding:
- the betC gene encoding choline-sulfatase, with product MADTATDQPNILVIMADQLVPFLTGPYGDGVVQTPNLDRLAAHGVTFDAAYTPYPLCSPARAAFMTGDHASSFGCYDNAALFPADRPTFAHYLDVAGYRTALTGKMHFVGPDQRHGFADRLNPDIFPAGFDWLPEVDENGQFPRGGHAHDYVPPGVGVRTWTRFLTYDEETTHHAVDFIRERALAGTRGDTDPWLLVASLHNPHDPFQVTQEMWDVYADADVDIPEAEPDLPINALDRWLNEAHDTTGVDLTDPDALRALRRAYYALVSYVDRKIGAMLDAVEQTGQSSDTVVIVTADHGDMLGERRMVQKRCFYEWSVRVPLLITRPGETNPGRRCAEPVTLVDLAPTLLDLAQVPQEGRTPMHGASLVPLLDGDAWDREAVYSEYHVEKVHASGYMVRSGTLKYVYVHGHDRQLFDLAEDPGERHDLAGDPDRADDVERMHALLLDQFDPDALDTAARESVRRRAVIRDAMAATGTRWDFAGEPPAAARYVR from the coding sequence GTGGCCGACACTGCCACTGACCAGCCGAACATCCTCGTGATCATGGCCGACCAACTGGTGCCCTTCCTCACCGGCCCCTATGGCGACGGTGTGGTGCAGACGCCGAACCTGGACCGGTTGGCCGCTCACGGTGTCACCTTCGACGCCGCCTACACGCCGTATCCGCTGTGTTCCCCGGCCCGGGCGGCATTCATGACCGGCGATCACGCGTCGTCCTTCGGCTGCTACGACAACGCTGCTCTGTTCCCCGCTGACAGGCCCACCTTTGCCCACTACCTGGATGTGGCGGGCTACCGGACCGCGCTGACCGGAAAGATGCACTTCGTGGGCCCGGACCAGCGGCACGGATTCGCCGACCGGCTCAACCCGGACATCTTTCCCGCAGGCTTCGACTGGTTGCCCGAGGTGGATGAGAACGGGCAGTTCCCGCGGGGTGGCCACGCTCATGATTACGTCCCGCCCGGGGTGGGCGTACGCACCTGGACCCGCTTCCTCACCTACGACGAGGAGACCACCCATCACGCGGTGGACTTCATCCGTGAGCGTGCCCTCGCCGGCACCCGTGGCGACACAGACCCGTGGCTCCTGGTGGCCTCCCTGCACAACCCGCACGATCCGTTTCAGGTGACGCAGGAGATGTGGGACGTCTACGCCGACGCCGACGTCGACATCCCAGAAGCGGAGCCGGATCTGCCGATCAATGCCCTGGACCGGTGGCTGAACGAGGCCCACGACACGACCGGAGTGGACCTGACCGATCCGGACGCGTTGCGTGCGCTGCGTCGCGCCTACTACGCCCTCGTCAGTTACGTGGACCGCAAGATCGGGGCGATGCTCGACGCCGTCGAACAGACCGGGCAGAGTTCGGACACCGTGGTGATCGTGACGGCCGACCACGGGGACATGCTCGGCGAGCGCCGCATGGTGCAGAAGCGCTGCTTCTACGAATGGTCCGTGCGGGTGCCCCTGCTGATCACCCGGCCGGGCGAGACGAACCCGGGACGGCGGTGCGCCGAGCCGGTCACGCTGGTGGACCTGGCACCGACCCTCCTCGATCTGGCGCAGGTCCCCCAGGAGGGCCGCACGCCGATGCACGGGGCCAGCCTGGTGCCCCTGCTCGACGGCGATGCCTGGGACAGGGAGGCCGTGTACTCGGAGTACCACGTGGAGAAGGTGCACGCCTCCGGGTACATGGTCCGCTCCGGCACGCTGAAGTACGTCTACGTGCACGGCCACGACCGGCAGCTCTTCGACCTCGCTGAGGACCCGGGGGAGCGGCATGACCTCGCCGGCGACCCGGACCGCGCCGACGACGTGGAACGGATGCACGCCCTGCTGCTGGACCAGTTCGACCCGGACGCCCTGGATACCGCGGCCCGGGAGTCGGTCCGCCGTCGGGCGGTGATCCGGGATGCGATGGCCGCCACCGGAACCCGGTGGGACTTCGCGGGCGAGCCGCCGGCCGCCGCCCGGTACGTGCGCTAA
- a CDS encoding ABC transporter ATP-binding protein: protein MAAERVGDIAGAETSSDQDVLVVTDVERRFGDLTAVDGVSLAIRQGETFGLLGPNGAGKTTTITMIAGLLAPNRGSITVAGERIGPSAVAVKRHIGLVPQDLALYPDLKGRENLRYFARLQGLRGADLKHRVDEVLDVVGLSDRAKDPVKEYSGGMKRRLNIAVGLLHRPSLLILDEPTVGVDPQSRNAILESVEALSGEGMAVLYTTHYMEEAERLCDRIAIIDSGRIQAAGTRSELIRLLGSSDQVRLTGAGDLRAAAGAVTQVRGVEHADVVDTELLVTATDAPSALAAIVTAASNHLELADVEITRPDLEQVFLHLTGKALRD from the coding sequence GTGGCGGCCGAACGGGTGGGCGACATCGCGGGAGCAGAGACATCGAGCGACCAGGACGTGCTGGTCGTGACCGATGTGGAGCGTCGCTTCGGTGACCTCACGGCCGTTGATGGGGTCTCGCTGGCCATCCGACAGGGCGAGACCTTCGGGCTGCTCGGCCCTAACGGAGCCGGCAAGACCACCACCATCACCATGATCGCTGGGCTGCTCGCCCCGAACCGCGGGTCGATCACGGTGGCCGGTGAGCGGATCGGCCCCTCCGCCGTCGCGGTGAAACGCCACATCGGGCTCGTCCCGCAGGACCTGGCGCTCTACCCCGACCTCAAGGGCCGGGAGAACCTGCGCTACTTCGCCCGCCTGCAGGGCCTGCGCGGAGCGGACCTGAAACACCGGGTGGACGAGGTGCTCGACGTCGTCGGCCTCTCCGACCGGGCCAAGGACCCGGTGAAGGAGTACTCCGGTGGGATGAAACGACGGCTGAACATCGCCGTCGGACTCCTGCACCGACCTTCCCTGCTCATCCTCGACGAACCCACCGTGGGGGTGGACCCGCAGTCGCGCAATGCGATCCTGGAGTCGGTGGAGGCGCTCTCCGGCGAGGGCATGGCCGTGCTGTACACGACGCACTACATGGAAGAAGCCGAACGCCTCTGCGACCGGATCGCCATCATCGACTCCGGGCGGATCCAGGCCGCCGGCACGCGCTCCGAGCTCATCCGCCTCCTCGGCTCCTCCGACCAGGTGCGGCTGACCGGGGCCGGGGACCTGCGAGCAGCGGCCGGGGCGGTGACCCAAGTGCGTGGCGTGGAGCACGCCGACGTCGTCGACACCGAGCTCCTGGTGACGGCCACCGACGCACCCTCGGCACTGGCGGCCATCGTGACCGCCGCGAGCAACCACCTGGAGCTGGCCGACGTGGAGATCACCCGCCCGGACCTGGAACAGGTGTTCCTGCACCTGACCGGCAAGGCCCTGCGGGACTGA